The following are from one region of the Hydrogenophaga sp. BPS33 genome:
- a CDS encoding Pepco domain-containing protein, with translation MASRATPSKTKIPLITLAPTSAAPADRLGGKTHGLVDRLANTVEVDAEKLRKNLEEAITKLDGALAKLPQAVSKNWKIENISVGLSVSAEGSVGIATAGVEASIEVTFSPKTP, from the coding sequence ATGGCCAGTCGCGCGACACCGAGCAAAACAAAGATCCCGCTGATCACGCTGGCCCCAACCAGCGCGGCCCCCGCCGACCGGCTCGGCGGCAAAACACATGGACTGGTGGACCGGCTGGCCAACACCGTCGAGGTGGACGCGGAAAAGCTGCGCAAGAACCTCGAAGAGGCGATCACGAAACTCGATGGCGCCCTGGCCAAGCTGCCGCAGGCCGTATCGAAGAACTGGAAGATCGAGAACATCTCGGTCGGCCTGAGCGTGAGCGCCGAAGGCTCGGTGGGCATCGCCACGGCGGGCGTGGAGGCCTCGATCGAGGTGACGTTCTCGCCGAAGACGCCCTAA
- the prpR gene encoding propionate catabolism operon regulatory protein PrpR, producing the protein MKQIHRPLRLCFLSHRHLSTLAAPVFAEYADRVEIEVVDAHFQPALLAARAREKSGEVDAFVSAGSNAALLRQSVALPVATIDINGYDILLALRQARAHGVAGVGVVTYGETIEPLERVKELLNVEVMQRAYATPEQARDRVAELNGAGCQVIVGPSLVVEAARAIGLRGVLAYSQASVRAGLENGIEMARVARLESARSQQVSAVLHSLQEAVLAVDATHRIVAVNSAMQAVLGAPAAALHGRDLRDVAPELALGETLQGLPDEPGLVLQFAGRDWLAVRTPLREADRITAAVLALYDARRIAEADASLRSRRKGRRMPAARHRFHDLLGQSPSFRQAVRAARRYAVTELGVLITGESGTGKELLAQAMHNASPRANGPFLALNCSALPESLLESELFGYEEGAFTGSRRGGKPGLFETAHRGTVFLDEIGDMPLPLQTRLLRVLQEREVTRLGGHAPIPVDVRIVAATHQPLEAMVAERRFRGDLYYRLNLLRLWVPPLRERTGDIETLAIAALHRRLAQLQCGHDPRAIVQRLLPRLQAHGWPGNVRELENVCDRIAVLHAQAPSVEAVSLQDLLYDCPELAPAQPPMAARAVDDAATLRAVLAQWDGHRGRAAQALGISRATLWRKMRALGLG; encoded by the coding sequence ATGAAACAAATCCACCGCCCCCTGCGCCTGTGCTTTCTCAGCCACCGCCACCTGAGCACCTTGGCCGCGCCGGTGTTCGCGGAATACGCCGATCGTGTCGAGATCGAGGTGGTCGACGCGCATTTCCAGCCCGCCCTGCTGGCCGCGCGGGCGCGTGAAAAGTCCGGCGAGGTGGACGCGTTCGTGAGCGCCGGCTCCAACGCGGCCTTGCTGCGCCAGTCCGTGGCCTTGCCCGTGGCCACGATCGACATCAACGGCTACGACATCCTGCTGGCGCTGCGCCAGGCGCGCGCCCATGGCGTGGCCGGCGTCGGTGTCGTCACCTATGGCGAGACCATCGAGCCGCTCGAACGGGTGAAGGAGCTGCTGAACGTGGAGGTGATGCAGCGTGCCTACGCCACGCCCGAACAGGCGCGCGACCGGGTGGCCGAACTCAACGGCGCCGGCTGTCAGGTGATCGTCGGCCCCAGTCTCGTGGTCGAGGCGGCGCGTGCGATCGGGCTGCGCGGTGTGCTGGCGTATTCGCAGGCCTCGGTGCGCGCCGGCCTGGAGAACGGCATCGAGATGGCGCGCGTCGCCCGCCTGGAGAGCGCGCGCAGCCAACAGGTGTCGGCGGTGCTGCACAGCCTGCAGGAAGCGGTGCTGGCGGTGGACGCCACACACCGCATCGTGGCGGTGAACTCGGCCATGCAGGCGGTGCTGGGCGCTCCCGCCGCGGCGCTGCACGGGCGCGATCTGCGCGACGTTGCGCCCGAGCTCGCCCTGGGCGAGACCTTGCAGGGCCTTCCCGACGAACCCGGCCTGGTGCTGCAATTCGCCGGTCGCGACTGGCTGGCGGTGCGCACGCCCCTGCGCGAGGCCGACCGCATCACCGCCGCGGTGCTCGCGCTCTACGACGCCCGGCGCATTGCCGAGGCCGATGCCAGCTTGCGCTCACGACGCAAGGGACGGCGCATGCCGGCAGCGCGACACCGCTTCCACGACCTGCTGGGCCAGAGCCCGTCCTTCCGGCAGGCTGTGCGCGCGGCGCGCCGCTACGCCGTCACCGAGCTCGGGGTGCTGATCACCGGCGAGAGCGGCACCGGCAAGGAGTTGTTGGCCCAGGCCATGCACAACGCCAGCCCGCGCGCCAACGGGCCGTTTCTGGCGCTGAACTGTTCGGCCTTGCCCGAGTCCTTGCTCGAGAGCGAGTTGTTCGGCTACGAAGAAGGGGCCTTCACCGGTTCGCGGCGCGGCGGCAAGCCGGGCCTGTTCGAGACCGCGCACCGGGGCACGGTGTTTCTCGACGAAATCGGCGACATGCCGCTGCCCCTGCAAACGCGGCTGCTGCGCGTGTTGCAGGAGCGTGAGGTCACGCGCCTGGGCGGCCACGCGCCGATTCCGGTGGATGTGCGCATCGTCGCGGCCACCCACCAGCCGTTGGAAGCCATGGTGGCTGAGCGGCGCTTTCGCGGGGATCTGTACTACCGCCTGAACCTGCTGCGCCTGTGGGTGCCACCCTTGCGCGAGCGCACGGGCGACATCGAAACGCTGGCCATCGCTGCGCTGCACCGGCGGCTGGCGCAGTTGCAATGCGGGCACGACCCGCGGGCCATCGTGCAGCGCCTGTTGCCCAGGCTGCAGGCCCACGGCTGGCCGGGCAACGTGCGCGAACTGGAGAACGTGTGTGACCGCATCGCGGTGTTGCACGCGCAGGCGCCCAGCGTGGAGGCGGTGTCGCTGCAGGACCTGCTGTACGACTGCCCGGAACTCGCGCCCGCGCAGCCGCCCATGGCCGCCCGTGCGGTGGACGACGCAGCCACGCTGCGCGCGGTCCTGGCGCAATGGGATGGCCACCGAGGCCGTGCCGCGCAGGCACTGGGCATCAGCCGCGCCACCTTGTGGCGCAAGATGCGGGCCTTGGGATTGGGGTAG
- a CDS encoding CaiB/BaiF CoA transferase family protein, protein MAPLSGITVLDLTHMLSGPYGTMLLADLGARTIKVEPPGRGEGTRQLLRDDPQYARDGEGAYFLTLNRNKHSVAIDLKQPEGLAVFHDLVRHADVVFDNFAAGVTTRLGIDHAALSAVNPRIVTCSVTGFGGDGPDAHRPAFDQVVQGMGGGMSITGQPDGPPTRAGIPIGDLGGGLFGAIGVLAALQARHSTGRGQHVDISMLDAQISLLNYMATMHLMSGVVPERIGNGHFVHVPYNTYRTADGHIIIACLGDAFFQRLLDVLHSEVLCEPAFAHQPARLAAKDRIDAAINAELAGADTATWLARLNAARIPCAPVNDFAQALSDPQVLARQMVVDVPLPSGERLRMPGNPVKLSAAGTPAYTAPPALGAHTDAVLGELLGFAPERLAALRAQGAIA, encoded by the coding sequence ATGGCACCGCTCTCCGGCATCACCGTCCTCGACCTGACCCACATGCTCTCCGGCCCTTACGGCACCATGCTGCTGGCCGACCTCGGCGCACGCACCATCAAGGTGGAGCCGCCCGGCCGCGGCGAAGGCACCCGCCAACTGCTGCGCGACGATCCGCAGTACGCCCGCGATGGCGAGGGGGCCTATTTCCTCACGCTCAACCGGAACAAGCACAGCGTGGCGATCGACCTCAAACAGCCCGAGGGTCTGGCGGTGTTCCACGACCTCGTGCGCCACGCCGACGTGGTGTTCGACAACTTCGCCGCGGGCGTGACCACGCGCCTGGGCATCGACCATGCCGCGCTGTCGGCGGTGAACCCGCGCATCGTCACCTGTTCGGTCACCGGCTTCGGTGGCGACGGACCGGATGCGCACCGGCCCGCGTTCGACCAGGTGGTGCAAGGCATGGGCGGCGGCATGTCCATCACCGGCCAGCCCGACGGCCCGCCCACGCGCGCGGGCATCCCCATCGGCGACCTGGGTGGCGGCCTGTTCGGCGCCATCGGTGTGCTCGCGGCGCTGCAGGCGCGCCACAGCACGGGGCGCGGCCAGCATGTGGACATCTCCATGCTCGACGCGCAGATCTCGCTGCTGAACTACATGGCTACCATGCACCTCATGTCGGGCGTGGTGCCCGAGCGCATCGGCAACGGCCACTTCGTGCACGTGCCCTACAACACCTACCGCACCGCCGACGGCCACATCATCATCGCCTGCCTGGGCGATGCCTTCTTCCAGCGCCTGCTCGACGTGCTGCACAGCGAGGTGCTGTGCGAACCGGCCTTCGCCCACCAGCCCGCGCGCCTGGCCGCCAAGGACCGCATCGACGCCGCCATCAACGCCGAGCTGGCTGGCGCCGATACCGCCACCTGGCTGGCGCGGCTGAACGCCGCGCGCATTCCCTGCGCGCCGGTGAACGACTTTGCACAGGCCTTGAGCGACCCGCAGGTGCTGGCGCGCCAGATGGTGGTGGACGTGCCGCTGCCCAGCGGAGAACGCCTGCGCATGCCGGGCAACCCGGTGAAGCTGTCGGCGGCGGGCACCCCGGCCTACACCGCACCGCCTGCCCTGGGCGCGCACACCGATGCCGTGCTCGGCGAGCTGCTGGGCTTCGCCCCCGAGCGGCTGGCCGCGCTGCGCGCGCAAGGCGCGATCGCCTGA
- a CDS encoding TAXI family TRAP transporter solute-binding subunit has product MTRPKDPRIDLTMVGDWGTANFHTIWGWVSAHLRWRSAPLSRFTIRTGSAYRDSVELVGMGEADLAITTPTHIGVRWAREGVHFYKNRAFPNLRTLGHLPQDDRLTLAVRADTGITSFADIREKKPVLHIAMPPRADDCLCSYVIDLIFRAHGIDPEDIVRWGGSYYEHENPRACLKAAQNGDCNAVFNEAIMVSNWTELVTQYPMNFIPIEPDAMRTLVDQYGLRPAAIEKGRLLNEQDIPCLDWSNWGILCRDDMPEDVAYRVTAVMVEERAEFEGRFRHMPVHQSPLTYPIEPKRMPTRVDLPLHPGAERYYREHGLLD; this is encoded by the coding sequence ATGACAAGACCGAAGGACCCCCGCATCGACCTCACCATGGTCGGCGACTGGGGCACCGCCAATTTCCACACCATCTGGGGCTGGGTCTCGGCGCATCTGCGCTGGCGCTCGGCGCCGCTCTCGCGCTTCACCATCCGCACCGGCAGCGCCTACCGCGACAGCGTGGAGCTGGTGGGCATGGGCGAGGCCGACCTGGCCATCACCACGCCCACGCACATCGGCGTGCGCTGGGCGCGCGAAGGCGTGCACTTCTACAAGAACCGGGCCTTTCCCAACCTGCGCACGCTCGGCCACCTGCCGCAGGACGACCGGCTCACGCTGGCCGTGCGCGCCGACACCGGCATCACCTCGTTCGCCGACATCCGTGAGAAAAAGCCGGTGCTGCACATCGCCATGCCACCGCGCGCGGACGACTGCCTGTGCAGCTATGTGATCGACCTCATCTTCCGCGCGCACGGCATCGACCCCGAGGACATCGTGCGCTGGGGCGGCTCCTACTACGAACACGAGAACCCGCGCGCCTGCCTGAAGGCAGCGCAAAACGGTGACTGCAACGCGGTGTTCAACGAGGCCATCATGGTCTCGAACTGGACCGAGCTGGTCACGCAGTACCCGATGAACTTCATCCCGATCGAACCCGACGCCATGCGCACGCTGGTCGATCAATATGGCCTGCGCCCAGCCGCCATCGAAAAAGGCCGCCTGCTCAACGAGCAAGACATTCCCTGCCTGGACTGGTCGAACTGGGGCATTCTGTGTCGCGACGACATGCCCGAGGACGTGGCCTACCGCGTGACCGCCGTCATGGTGGAGGAACGCGCGGAGTTCGAGGGGCGCTTTCGCCACATGCCGGTGCACCAGAGCCCGCTGACCTACCCCATCGAACCCAAGCGCATGCCCACGCGCGTGGACCTGCCGCTGCACCCTGGCGCCGAGCGCTACTACCGCGAACACGGTTTGCTCGACTGA
- a CDS encoding Bug family tripartite tricarboxylate transporter substrate binding protein — protein sequence MTDTRRTTTTRRTVLQTAAAACLAPLTFGAHADTYPSRVVTIVVPFGPGNAYDMMARYLADRLRESMGQPFIVEARQGALGGVAASFVARAPADGYTLLFGANSTHAANQHLFKTIPYDPVADFAPVTTLATIPQVLVVPPSLGVNNLKELIALAKSRPGKLNYGSSSATGRIASEALRQMAGIDAVHVPYKTSGQALTDLAVGQLHFLVTDAGLGMAQAQGGRVKVLGVSSAQRVPAIPDIPTIAEAGLPGYEFTAWLAIFAPKRTPADVVNRLADTINGIVRSPGMQESLARMYALPYPGTPESLRELVARDGKRWGELVKAAGIEPE from the coding sequence ATGACCGACACCCGTCGCACCACCACCACGCGCCGCACCGTCCTGCAGACCGCGGCCGCGGCCTGCCTCGCGCCGCTGACCTTCGGCGCGCACGCCGACACCTACCCCTCTCGCGTGGTCACCATCGTCGTGCCCTTCGGCCCGGGCAACGCCTACGACATGATGGCGCGTTACCTCGCCGATCGATTGCGCGAATCGATGGGCCAGCCCTTCATCGTCGAAGCGCGGCAAGGCGCACTGGGCGGCGTGGCCGCCTCTTTCGTGGCGCGCGCGCCGGCCGACGGCTACACGCTGCTGTTCGGTGCGAACTCCACCCACGCGGCCAACCAGCATCTGTTCAAGACCATCCCTTACGACCCGGTGGCCGACTTCGCGCCTGTGACCACGCTGGCCACCATCCCGCAGGTGCTGGTGGTGCCGCCTTCGCTGGGCGTGAACAACCTGAAAGAACTGATTGCCCTCGCGAAAAGCCGACCCGGCAAACTCAACTACGGCAGCTCCAGCGCAACAGGCCGCATCGCCTCGGAAGCCTTGCGGCAGATGGCCGGCATCGACGCCGTGCATGTGCCGTACAAAACCTCGGGCCAGGCCCTCACGGACCTCGCCGTGGGCCAACTGCACTTCCTCGTGACCGACGCTGGCCTGGGCATGGCGCAGGCGCAGGGCGGCCGCGTGAAGGTGCTGGGCGTGAGCTCCGCGCAGCGCGTGCCGGCGATCCCCGACATCCCGACCATCGCCGAAGCCGGTCTGCCCGGCTACGAGTTCACCGCCTGGCTCGCGATCTTCGCGCCCAAGCGCACACCGGCCGATGTGGTGAACCGCCTGGCCGACACCATCAACGGCATCGTGCGCAGCCCGGGCATGCAGGAGAGCCTGGCGCGCATGTACGCATTGCCCTATCCGGGCACGCCCGAGTCGTTGCGCGAGCTGGTGGCGCGCGACGGCAAACGCTGGGGCGAACTGGTGAAGGCAGCCGGTATCGAGCCGGAGTGA
- a CDS encoding beta-propeller fold lactonase family protein → MKPTWHVLFLALLLAACGGGNGGASPGHALVSIAVAPTAAHIGIETTQAYTATATYRDGSTADISADPALTWTSSDPSATVSASGVATAVASGSANIQATVGAVHSNSATLVVRSKVYVANMSANTVSVCAITASGQLGHCNTSAPMFDQPYGVAVHPAGTWVYVVNSGGNTISRCALQSDGELDACVTGAASFSVPGRIAMDPAGLTAYVTNVGNGNGSVMACPIASDASLGPCAPTGSGFSSPTGIALHPGGTIAYVTNFNTHTVTHCKVAAGGLTECVANAGFSLPTGVSLNPAGTRAYVVNGGNGTVSSCSVQADGSLAPCTAVATGLSAPYDMALSPTGTKAYVAEGGSNAVSFCPVNGDGSLGACTATAGIASPRGIALR, encoded by the coding sequence ATGAAACCTACATGGCACGTGTTGTTTCTTGCCCTTTTGCTGGCGGCTTGTGGCGGTGGCAACGGCGGTGCGTCGCCGGGCCATGCGCTGGTCTCCATTGCCGTCGCGCCGACCGCCGCCCACATCGGCATCGAGACCACGCAGGCCTACACCGCCACGGCAACTTATCGGGACGGCTCGACGGCCGACATCAGCGCCGACCCCGCGCTGACCTGGACCTCGTCAGACCCGTCGGCCACTGTGTCGGCATCGGGTGTGGCCACCGCAGTGGCCAGCGGTTCGGCGAACATCCAGGCAACGGTGGGCGCCGTCCACAGCAACTCGGCCACGTTGGTGGTTCGCAGCAAGGTGTATGTGGCGAACATGTCCGCCAACACCGTGTCGGTATGTGCCATCACGGCGAGCGGCCAACTGGGCCATTGCAACACCAGTGCACCCATGTTCGACCAGCCGTATGGCGTGGCGGTACATCCTGCCGGCACATGGGTCTACGTGGTCAATTCGGGCGGGAACACCATCAGCCGTTGCGCGCTGCAAAGTGACGGCGAACTCGACGCCTGCGTGACAGGCGCTGCCTCGTTCAGTGTTCCCGGCCGCATCGCCATGGACCCTGCGGGGTTGACGGCCTATGTCACCAATGTCGGTAATGGCAACGGGAGCGTGATGGCCTGTCCCATCGCCAGCGACGCCAGCCTGGGTCCATGTGCGCCGACCGGTAGCGGATTCAGCAGTCCCACGGGCATTGCACTCCATCCGGGCGGGACGATCGCGTACGTCACCAATTTCAACACCCACACCGTCACCCACTGCAAGGTAGCGGCTGGTGGCTTGACAGAATGCGTCGCCAACGCGGGCTTCTCCCTGCCCACGGGCGTGTCCCTGAACCCAGCTGGCACGCGGGCCTATGTGGTCAACGGCGGCAATGGAACCGTGTCCTCGTGCAGCGTGCAGGCGGATGGCAGTCTTGCACCGTGCACCGCGGTCGCGACGGGTTTGAGCGCCCCCTACGACATGGCCTTGAGCCCCACCGGGACCAAGGCGTATGTGGCAGAAGGCGGGAGCAACGCGGTGTCGTTTTGCCCAGTCAACGGCGATGGCAGTCTGGGCGCCTGCACGGCCACCGCAGGCATTGCCTCCCCTCGCGGGATTGCGCTGCGCTGA
- a CDS encoding YncE family protein has translation MKQAWHGLFWRLCLLMALTACGGSNVGSAGGSIGGGAPPANPLVSIVVTPANARIGIETTQAYTATATYRDGSTADISADPMLTWSSSDPAAIVAASGVATAVASGAANIQATLGAVNSNMATLRVRSRVYVTDANSGTLSVCAITASGNLGTCNTSDRLFNSPTGVAIHPDGTFAYVANKAGQNIIHCALQNDGELEACVEGAALFRSPASIVINPAGTTAYVTEAVGDAVQACPIQVDGSLGNCVSTRSGFSRPEGIALNPSGTMAYVTNQANDTFTHCTVSDGSLTACVVTVGTGLIPIGVAINPAGTLAYRANNVETVSSCSVQVNGSLGPCTTAASGIRFLTHIAFNPTGTKLYLTHGDEVSFCPVNPDGSLGACTSTAGFSFPYGIAVP, from the coding sequence ATGAAACAGGCGTGGCATGGGTTGTTCTGGCGGCTTTGTCTTTTGATGGCACTGACAGCTTGTGGCGGTAGCAACGTGGGCAGCGCCGGTGGAAGCATCGGTGGCGGGGCGCCGCCAGCGAATCCGCTGGTGTCCATTGTGGTCACACCGGCCAACGCGCGCATCGGCATCGAGACCACGCAGGCCTACACCGCCACGGCAACTTATCGGGACGGTTCGACGGCCGACATCAGCGCCGACCCCATGCTGACCTGGAGCTCCTCAGACCCGGCGGCCATCGTGGCGGCATCGGGCGTGGCCACTGCGGTGGCCAGCGGCGCGGCGAACATCCAGGCCACGTTGGGCGCTGTCAACAGCAACATGGCGACGCTGCGGGTTCGCAGTCGCGTCTACGTGACTGACGCTAACTCAGGCACCCTGTCGGTGTGTGCAATCACGGCCAGCGGGAACCTCGGTACGTGCAACACGAGTGACCGATTGTTCAACTCCCCCACTGGCGTGGCGATCCACCCCGACGGGACGTTTGCCTATGTCGCCAACAAGGCGGGACAAAACATCATCCATTGCGCGCTGCAGAACGATGGGGAATTGGAGGCTTGCGTCGAGGGCGCGGCCCTATTTCGCAGTCCCGCCAGCATTGTTATCAACCCGGCGGGAACCACCGCCTACGTGACGGAAGCTGTCGGCGATGCCGTGCAGGCGTGTCCCATCCAGGTCGACGGCAGTCTGGGTAACTGCGTTTCTACCAGGAGCGGGTTCAGCCGTCCCGAAGGCATTGCGCTGAACCCGAGTGGGACGATGGCCTATGTCACCAATCAGGCCAACGATACCTTCACCCACTGCACGGTGTCGGATGGCAGCTTGACCGCATGCGTTGTTACCGTGGGAACCGGTCTCATCCCTATCGGTGTCGCCATCAACCCCGCAGGCACTTTGGCCTATCGGGCCAATAACGTTGAAACCGTATCCTCATGCAGCGTGCAAGTGAATGGGAGTCTCGGGCCGTGCACCACGGCTGCCAGTGGCATCCGTTTTCTGACTCACATTGCCTTCAACCCGACCGGCACCAAGTTGTACTTGACCCACGGCGATGAGGTGTCGTTTTGCCCGGTCAACCCCGATGGCAGCTTGGGCGCTTGCACATCCACCGCAGGCTTCAGCTTCCCCTACGGCATCGCGGTGCCATGA
- a CDS encoding substrate-binding domain-containing protein, which yields MTQVSIRPVWTIQDPDGAPLPARLIELLVLVAETGSLLHAARALGMSYRRAWDLVRLGEQHFRTPLLVMARGKGSTLTDLGARIVWADKRIHARLRPSLETLSSELAEELRGALSEAPSALRIQASHGFAVERLIERLAQDGLKLSFSYASSSAAAAALREGACDIAGFHIPIGPMEAMAVAHYRPWLQGLDLTLVDIATRRQGLMVRPGNPKEVFALADLVRDGVRFINRQPGSGTRLLLEGLLKSQDIAPTRIAGFEQGEYTHAAVAAYVASGMADVGFGLEPPARHFKLDFVPIATERYFLLCRDAVMATPALQTVLAALRDPVFRVALEALPGYDPAAAGTALPLRELYPALA from the coding sequence ATGACCCAGGTTTCCATCCGCCCCGTCTGGACCATCCAGGACCCCGATGGCGCGCCGCTGCCCGCGCGGCTGATCGAACTGCTGGTGCTGGTGGCCGAAACCGGCAGCCTGCTGCACGCTGCCAGGGCGCTGGGCATGTCGTACCGCCGCGCCTGGGACCTGGTGCGCCTGGGCGAGCAGCACTTTCGCACGCCGTTGCTGGTGATGGCGCGCGGCAAGGGTTCGACGCTCACCGATCTGGGCGCGCGCATCGTCTGGGCGGACAAACGCATCCATGCCCGCCTGCGGCCTTCGCTGGAAACCCTGTCCTCGGAGTTGGCCGAGGAACTGCGCGGCGCGCTGAGCGAGGCGCCTTCGGCCTTGCGCATCCAGGCCAGCCATGGCTTTGCGGTCGAACGCCTGATCGAGCGGCTGGCGCAGGACGGTCTGAAACTCAGCTTCTCGTATGCCAGCAGCTCGGCCGCTGCCGCCGCGTTGCGCGAAGGCGCGTGCGACATCGCCGGGTTCCACATTCCCATCGGGCCGATGGAGGCGATGGCCGTGGCGCACTACCGGCCCTGGCTGCAGGGGTTGGACCTCACGCTGGTAGACATCGCCACGCGCCGCCAGGGCCTGATGGTGCGCCCCGGTAACCCCAAGGAGGTGTTCGCGTTGGCCGATCTCGTGCGCGACGGCGTGCGCTTCATCAACCGCCAGCCCGGCTCGGGCACGCGCTTGTTGCTCGAAGGCTTGTTGAAGTCGCAAGACATCGCGCCCACGCGCATCGCCGGCTTTGAACAAGGCGAGTACACCCATGCGGCGGTGGCGGCCTACGTGGCCAGTGGCATGGCCGACGTGGGCTTTGGCCTGGAGCCACCGGCGCGCCACTTCAAGCTCGACTTCGTGCCCATTGCCACCGAGCGCTACTTCCTGTTGTGCCGCGACGCTGTGATGGCCACGCCGGCCCTGCAGACGGTGTTGGCCGCGCTGCGCGACCCGGTGTTCCGCGTGGCGCTGGAGGCCTTGCCGGGCTACGACCCGGCGGCGGCGGGGACTGCACTGCCGTTGCGCGAGCTGTACCCGGCGTTGGCCTGA